The proteins below come from a single Limosilactobacillus reuteri genomic window:
- a CDS encoding NFACT RNA binding domain-containing protein: protein MSFDGLFTHAIVHELDQKLTTGRVAKVSQPYPAELIIMIRAHRHNYPLLISANPTYPRIQITEIPYKNPVVPTNFTMTMRKYLEGAIVNKIEQVDNDRIIKITFDTRDELGDSQQLVLVSEIMARHSNISLVNLKTGKIIDTIKHVGSDQNRVRLLLPGATFVMPPKQDKVNPYLPNQVYSDLVRQTDDTVELSHQLQEHYQGFGKDSARELAAELLQSDNLPATYQHFLKHFENPEPVLITHSNGKSQFAVFPPLNIDGELQHFDSLSALLDAFYANKAEQDRSKELAGQVLKVLKNELKKDRRKVKKLQQQLQDAATADQYRICGEILTTYLSKLTPGMKEIELPNFYDDNKPLKIKLAPELSPSRNAQKYFTKYNKLKTSVEYVKEQLKLTNDEIKYFENIENQIKLAAPADIQEIKLELQEQGYIKKKKSGKKQRKVKVSAPEEFHTSDGTTVLVGKNNLQNDRLSFKIANKNEIWLHVKDIPGSHVVIRSTNPSEDTILEAAQLAAYFSKGRDSDNVPVDYLPVKRLHKPNGAKPGFVIFTGQKTLYVTPHKLSN, encoded by the coding sequence ATGTCTTTTGATGGCTTGTTTACTCATGCAATTGTCCATGAGCTAGATCAAAAATTAACTACTGGTCGGGTAGCCAAAGTTAGTCAACCTTACCCTGCAGAATTAATCATTATGATCCGTGCTCACCGGCACAACTATCCATTACTCATTTCTGCTAATCCAACATACCCACGAATCCAAATTACTGAGATCCCATACAAAAATCCAGTGGTTCCAACTAATTTTACAATGACGATGCGGAAATACCTTGAAGGTGCAATCGTCAATAAAATTGAACAAGTTGATAATGATCGGATTATCAAAATTACCTTTGACACTCGTGATGAATTAGGAGATAGTCAACAATTAGTTCTTGTGAGTGAGATTATGGCCCGGCATAGTAATATTTCACTCGTTAATCTTAAGACGGGTAAAATCATTGACACCATTAAGCATGTTGGCTCAGATCAAAATCGGGTTCGCCTGTTATTACCTGGTGCTACCTTTGTCATGCCACCAAAGCAAGATAAAGTTAACCCTTACTTGCCAAACCAAGTCTACTCTGATCTTGTAAGACAAACCGATGACACAGTAGAATTAAGTCATCAGTTACAGGAGCATTATCAAGGATTTGGCAAAGACTCCGCACGGGAATTAGCTGCAGAATTACTGCAAAGTGATAATTTACCAGCTACCTATCAGCACTTTCTTAAGCACTTTGAAAATCCAGAGCCAGTATTAATCACCCACTCTAATGGAAAGTCTCAATTTGCTGTGTTCCCTCCATTAAATATTGATGGTGAGTTGCAACATTTCGACTCCCTCTCTGCCCTTCTCGATGCCTTTTATGCTAATAAAGCAGAGCAAGATCGTTCCAAAGAATTAGCTGGGCAAGTGTTAAAGGTATTGAAGAATGAGCTAAAAAAAGATCGGCGAAAAGTAAAAAAACTGCAACAACAATTACAAGATGCAGCAACTGCAGATCAGTACCGAATTTGTGGTGAGATCCTTACTACCTATCTTAGTAAATTAACTCCAGGAATGAAAGAAATCGAACTTCCTAACTTTTATGATGATAATAAGCCACTGAAAATCAAGCTTGCTCCAGAATTATCACCATCGCGTAACGCCCAAAAGTACTTCACTAAGTATAATAAACTTAAAACCTCTGTCGAATATGTAAAGGAACAGCTAAAACTGACAAATGATGAAATCAAATACTTTGAAAACATTGAAAATCAGATTAAATTAGCTGCTCCTGCTGATATTCAAGAGATTAAACTAGAATTACAAGAGCAAGGTTATATTAAAAAGAAGAAAAGTGGGAAAAAGCAACGAAAAGTTAAGGTAAGTGCCCCAGAAGAGTTTCATACTAGTGATGGCACTACAGTTTTAGTAGGTAAAAATAACCTACAAAATGATCGTCTTAGCTTTAAAATTGCTAATAAAAATGAAATTTGGTTACATGTTAAAGATATCCCAGGTTCCCACGTGGTAATCCGCTCAACAAACCCATCTGAAGATACGATTCTAGAAGCTGCACAGTTAGCAGCATACTTCTCTAAAGGTCGCGATTCCGATAACGTGCCCGTTGATTATCTCCCTGTCAAGCGACTTCATAAGCCAAACGGAGCTAAACCTGGATTTGTTATTTTTACAGGTCAGAAAACACTTTATGTAACACCACATAAGCTTTCTAACTAA
- a CDS encoding ATP-grasp domain-containing protein: MEKLKSVLIIGAGANDVQHGDELDSAIYQVSRVFKQMKIKTILADDNPFSVSLENVDHGCIVPLKVESLMDIINKFHPDAILPTLGNRRAFELTQELLEKGIIRKENIQLLGVPEATIRQINSAVLLERTLRQMEAPVKKIVTVNNYQDALDEATKLGYPVIIRSVLPKSNSTRKIVHDRSELADAVKACLSQSRAEQVVVQQSLAGYKEIEVVVQRDSSGTMMLLSMIEDMDPIGIHASDSIAFNPVQTLRDRQIQDIRDTAFAITRKLRIVGTNHIQFALDTNSDRFYVIKSSPYFDRITAFVSQSTGYPIAQVTAQLYAGKHLRDIDLGENYVHHAALIEPTMDHIAARVPIWGFNDLPKASRLLGTEKRSVGTVFGIGRSTIEALFKAIESRYHEPADFHLAAQKQLTDDQLIAKIVHPEAGRLFVLIEAMQRGYSVNELAEMTKIDPFYFEQINKMRLLIREIAEHPNKEPVLQKAKSYGLSNQLIARLWKTTSEQVYQMSLDHQLLTKYKEIEPSAGEFDQHTNSFYSAYEEENEISRTSQPSALVIGTGGLRLGLSNSGDYFVAMMLKELHNEGFNNVIVNSNPSSVTFNPELAEKRYVEPVTIENILQILRIEQPQYLFIPASYSKLLKSLQNYDLDVKIIVIPDELPTTAASSDRQRYSFNYVYDGNYAYPLGTMTDLFSPIALNYQSTALRYPADLPSSTYQNLNDQASVAVLKLEQPGLYQVIFEENDGEFNLIKVQPLSLPEVAFLSKALHISLPGIFTQLFTGKFDKMLEPKPVSGIVNYRATFPFKALRVKGGIPARNRVIGAQMQFLGE, encoded by the coding sequence ATGGAAAAGTTGAAATCTGTATTGATTATTGGAGCAGGAGCCAACGATGTTCAACATGGTGATGAGCTCGACTCTGCTATTTACCAGGTCTCACGCGTTTTTAAGCAAATGAAGATAAAAACAATCTTGGCAGATGATAACCCATTTTCAGTAAGCTTAGAAAATGTTGACCACGGTTGTATTGTCCCACTAAAAGTCGAAAGCCTAATGGATATTATTAATAAATTTCATCCTGATGCAATCTTACCTACACTGGGAAATCGTCGGGCTTTTGAACTTACCCAAGAATTACTAGAAAAAGGGATTATTCGTAAAGAAAATATTCAATTGCTAGGAGTCCCTGAAGCAACTATTCGTCAAATTAATAGTGCGGTTTTACTTGAACGAACCCTTCGTCAAATGGAAGCACCTGTTAAAAAAATCGTAACGGTTAATAATTATCAGGATGCTTTGGATGAGGCAACTAAACTAGGATATCCAGTTATTATCCGGTCGGTATTACCTAAGAGTAACAGTACGCGTAAAATCGTGCATGATCGAAGTGAATTGGCAGATGCGGTAAAGGCTTGCTTGAGCCAGTCGCGTGCGGAACAGGTAGTAGTTCAGCAAAGTCTTGCTGGCTATAAGGAAATTGAAGTCGTCGTTCAACGTGATAGTTCTGGAACGATGATGTTGTTGTCAATGATTGAGGATATGGACCCAATTGGTATCCATGCTAGTGATTCGATTGCTTTCAATCCTGTCCAAACACTTCGCGATCGGCAGATTCAGGATATTCGGGATACGGCTTTTGCTATTACTCGCAAATTAAGAATTGTTGGTACAAACCATATTCAGTTTGCCCTGGATACAAATAGTGATCGTTTTTATGTCATTAAGAGCAGTCCATACTTTGATCGAATTACAGCGTTTGTGTCGCAGTCAACTGGTTACCCAATTGCTCAAGTAACAGCACAATTATATGCAGGGAAGCATCTGCGGGACATTGATCTTGGCGAAAATTATGTTCATCATGCGGCTCTTATTGAACCAACGATGGATCATATTGCTGCACGGGTTCCAATATGGGGATTCAACGATTTACCAAAAGCTAGTCGTTTACTTGGAACAGAAAAGCGGTCGGTGGGGACGGTTTTTGGTATCGGCCGAAGCACTATTGAAGCACTTTTCAAAGCTATTGAATCCCGTTATCACGAGCCAGCTGACTTTCATCTTGCCGCTCAAAAGCAATTGACTGATGACCAATTAATCGCCAAAATTGTCCACCCAGAAGCAGGACGACTTTTTGTATTAATTGAAGCAATGCAGAGAGGATATTCAGTTAACGAATTAGCAGAGATGACAAAGATTGACCCATTTTATTTTGAACAGATTAATAAAATGCGGTTGTTGATTCGGGAAATTGCTGAGCATCCAAATAAAGAACCGGTTTTACAAAAAGCAAAGAGTTACGGATTAAGCAATCAGCTTATTGCAAGACTATGGAAAACTACCTCTGAGCAAGTTTATCAGATGAGTTTAGACCATCAATTGTTGACAAAGTACAAGGAAATCGAACCATCGGCCGGGGAGTTTGATCAACATACTAATAGTTTTTATTCTGCTTATGAAGAAGAAAATGAAATTAGCCGAACTTCCCAACCAAGTGCCCTTGTAATTGGAACGGGGGGACTACGTTTAGGATTAAGTAATTCTGGTGATTACTTTGTTGCTATGATGTTAAAAGAGCTTCATAATGAGGGCTTTAATAACGTCATTGTAAATTCGAATCCTAGTTCAGTTACGTTTAATCCAGAGTTAGCTGAAAAGCGCTATGTTGAGCCAGTAACGATTGAAAATATTTTGCAGATATTACGGATAGAGCAACCCCAGTATTTGTTTATTCCTGCTAGTTATAGTAAATTATTGAAATCATTGCAAAATTATGACTTGGATGTAAAAATCATCGTAATTCCAGATGAATTGCCAACTACTGCTGCTAGTAGCGATAGGCAACGTTACTCCTTCAATTATGTCTATGATGGTAATTATGCTTATCCATTAGGAACAATGACTGATCTTTTTTCACCAATTGCGTTAAACTATCAATCCACCGCTTTACGCTACCCGGCTGATCTTCCTTCGTCAACTTACCAAAATCTCAATGACCAGGCTAGTGTTGCTGTGTTAAAGCTGGAACAGCCAGGATTATACCAAGTGATTTTTGAAGAGAATGATGGTGAATTTAATTTAATTAAAGTTCAACCATTATCATTGCCAGAAGTAGCCTTTTTGTCAAAAGCACTTCATATTAGCTTACCAGGAATTTTTACTCAATTATTCACTGGTAAATTCGATAAAATGCTGGAGCCCAAACCGGTATCAGGGATTGTTAACTATCGTGCAACCTTCCCATTTAAGGCGTTGCGAGTCAAAGGTGGAATCCCTGCCCGCAACCGAGTTATTGGTGCTCAGATGCAATTTTTAGGAGAATAA
- a CDS encoding carbamoyl phosphate synthase small subunit — MTARYLIFEDGSIFAGEGFGSPAVTFGEVVFNTSMTGYQEIITNQVYNNQIVVFTQPNIGSYGIQRNIYESIVPTIKGIIVRSLADAGTDDNGRQLTLDKYLQQMNIPGIANIDTRAVVHKLRKAEKPLKGSIVPVPDDHAFDQLHATVLTNQQVAQVSTPKPYPNPGTGLSVVVIDFGLKNGILRELSRRKCNITVLPYTATAEEILRLDPDGVVLSSGPGNPNNVRRSVLEMIRTVQTKVPMFAIGLGHELFGIANGANVQQIPVEHHGMNHPIHEIITDHIVYATQAEGYLIDRNSVDRSQLFITYVDMLDNSVQGLRHRRYPAFSVQFFPDGAPGPDETDGLFDEFVDTMNRRGDRH; from the coding sequence GTGACAGCACGATACCTAATATTTGAAGATGGCTCAATTTTCGCTGGCGAAGGTTTTGGTTCACCAGCTGTTACTTTTGGTGAAGTTGTTTTTAACACCAGTATGACTGGTTACCAAGAAATCATCACTAATCAGGTTTATAATAACCAAATTGTCGTTTTTACCCAGCCGAATATCGGGAGTTACGGCATTCAACGTAATATTTATGAATCCATTGTACCGACAATTAAAGGAATTATTGTTCGTTCCCTTGCCGATGCTGGCACCGATGATAATGGACGACAATTGACACTTGATAAATACCTTCAACAAATGAATATTCCTGGAATCGCTAATATTGATACGCGAGCAGTAGTTCATAAGTTAAGAAAAGCTGAAAAGCCATTAAAAGGAAGTATTGTTCCAGTTCCAGATGATCACGCTTTTGACCAACTTCATGCGACAGTTTTAACGAACCAGCAAGTTGCTCAAGTCTCTACTCCTAAGCCATATCCTAATCCTGGAACCGGGTTAAGTGTTGTTGTGATTGACTTTGGATTAAAGAACGGAATATTACGGGAATTGAGTCGACGAAAATGCAATATTACTGTCTTACCATATACTGCAACGGCTGAAGAAATATTACGGTTAGATCCTGATGGGGTTGTACTTTCAAGTGGACCGGGAAACCCAAATAATGTTCGTAGGTCGGTCCTGGAAATGATTCGTACTGTCCAGACCAAAGTACCGATGTTTGCTATTGGACTAGGTCATGAATTATTCGGAATCGCCAATGGAGCAAATGTCCAGCAAATTCCGGTCGAACACCATGGGATGAATCACCCAATTCATGAAATTATTACTGACCACATTGTCTATGCGACTCAAGCAGAAGGATACTTGATTGATCGTAATTCGGTTGACCGCTCCCAGCTTTTTATTACATACGTTGACATGCTTGATAATAGTGTTCAAGGGCTTCGTCATCGTCGCTATCCAGCTTTTTCAGTTCAATTCTTTCCCGATGGTGCACCGGGGCCTGATGAAACTGATGGCTTGTTTGATGAGTTCGTTGATACAATGAATAGGAGGGGGGATCGTCATTGA
- a CDS encoding RluA family pseudouridine synthase, with protein sequence MSEELELTIDGEMVGRIDKQLGHHFDQFSRSQIQHWIEDGHVLVNGEQVKPKYKLLVGDHVQIIPEEPQKIDLTPEDIPLDIVYEDDDVIVVNKPQGMVVHPAPGHPNHTLVNALLYHSPLSTINGEFRPGIVHRIDKDTSGLLMVAKNDMAHRSLTAQLKAKTNKREYVALVHGVIKEDKGTIDAPLGRSLKDRKKQAVVVDGRHAITHFNVLERFKNYTLVACQLETGRTHQIRVHMKYIGHPLAGDPLYGPRKTLAGNGQYLHARLLGFKHPRTGKEMVFTAPLPAYFTKMLEHLRKTDQ encoded by the coding sequence ATGTCTGAAGAATTAGAATTAACAATTGATGGTGAGATGGTGGGAAGGATTGATAAGCAGCTTGGTCATCACTTTGATCAATTTTCCCGATCACAAATTCAACATTGGATAGAAGATGGTCACGTCCTTGTTAATGGCGAACAGGTAAAGCCTAAATATAAGTTGCTTGTAGGTGACCACGTCCAAATAATTCCAGAAGAACCACAAAAAATTGATTTAACACCTGAGGATATTCCTCTTGATATTGTATATGAAGATGATGATGTTATTGTCGTTAATAAACCGCAGGGGATGGTGGTTCATCCTGCACCAGGTCATCCAAACCATACGCTTGTAAATGCTCTTTTATATCATTCACCACTATCAACTATTAACGGAGAATTTCGGCCAGGGATCGTTCATCGGATTGATAAGGATACCTCAGGACTATTGATGGTAGCCAAAAATGATATGGCGCACCGTTCTTTGACAGCTCAATTAAAAGCAAAAACTAATAAACGAGAATATGTTGCGCTTGTGCATGGAGTTATAAAAGAAGATAAAGGAACAATTGATGCTCCATTAGGTCGCTCATTAAAGGACCGCAAGAAGCAGGCAGTTGTAGTTGATGGACGTCATGCGATAACTCATTTTAATGTGTTAGAACGGTTTAAGAATTACACATTAGTTGCCTGCCAGTTAGAAACAGGACGGACTCACCAAATTCGCGTTCATATGAAATATATTGGTCACCCGCTGGCGGGAGATCCGTTGTATGGACCGCGAAAAACGCTTGCTGGCAACGGCCAATATTTACATGCTCGTTTGTTAGGCTTTAAACACCCCCGAACAGGTAAAGAAATGGTTTTTACGGCTCCATTACCAGCCTATTTCACAAAAATGCTTGAACATTTACGTAAGACAGACCAATAA
- the lspA gene encoding signal peptidase II: MLLGIAIVIILILTICDQLLKSWVASSIVLGGSKQLIPGIIELTNLRNSGAAWSIFEGQQTFFTIITIIAIIVIGYFIWQYRKNIPMLIGLSLIMAGTIGNFIDRLRQGYVVDMFETTFINFPIFNIADMCLTIGVIWLIICILKEKD, translated from the coding sequence TTGTTACTGGGGATCGCTATTGTAATTATTTTAATTTTAACAATTTGTGACCAATTATTAAAATCTTGGGTTGCTTCTTCAATTGTTCTTGGTGGTAGTAAGCAGTTAATTCCTGGTATTATTGAGTTAACTAATTTACGAAATTCAGGGGCTGCTTGGAGCATTTTTGAAGGGCAACAAACTTTTTTTACCATTATAACTATTATTGCGATTATTGTAATTGGTTACTTTATCTGGCAGTACCGTAAAAATATTCCTATGCTAATTGGCTTATCATTGATTATGGCAGGAACAATTGGCAACTTTATCGATCGGTTAAGACAAGGGTATGTTGTGGATATGTTTGAAACAACATTTATTAATTTCCCAATTTTTAACATTGCGGATATGTGCTTAACAATTGGCGTAATCTGGCTAATAATTTGCATCTTAAAGGAGAAAGACTAA
- a CDS encoding EbsA family protein: MEEETRYFYQPDLTGTIISWCWTFLFFIAGLVIWLEITHFQWLSALFFAVFVILALLEWRRRTVVITPTKMVFNRLLQKQYLVIPISDIRQPEFTKHTVTITVNGEVMSFTFTTKAIARLKLALKQQGVQ; encoded by the coding sequence ATGGAAGAAGAAACTCGTTATTTTTACCAACCAGACCTTACGGGGACAATTATTAGCTGGTGTTGGACTTTTCTCTTCTTTATTGCCGGTCTCGTAATTTGGCTTGAAATTACTCATTTTCAGTGGCTCAGCGCGCTCTTTTTTGCAGTTTTTGTAATCCTTGCCTTATTAGAATGGCGGCGACGAACCGTAGTAATCACTCCGACTAAAATGGTGTTTAATCGCTTGTTACAAAAACAGTACCTCGTTATCCCAATCTCTGATATTCGTCAGCCAGAGTTTACCAAGCATACGGTGACAATTACTGTGAATGGAGAGGTAATGAGTTTTACCTTTACTACCAAAGCAATTGCACGTTTGAAATTGGCATTGAAACAACAGGGGGTTCAATAA
- a CDS encoding ribonuclease HI family protein, whose protein sequence is MIKIFTDAATKGNPGPTGLGIIIIANHKQIQLAIPVDKESMDNHHGEFAAAHFGFKYLIDHFSNNETILFYTDSRILSDAIGKNYTKHYQKELAALNPLLQHFPTVVTQWIPESHNRGAHNLANQALHKIE, encoded by the coding sequence ATGATCAAAATCTTTACAGATGCTGCAACAAAAGGGAACCCGGGCCCTACTGGTTTGGGAATAATAATAATTGCCAATCATAAGCAAATTCAGCTTGCAATCCCAGTAGATAAGGAAAGCATGGATAACCACCATGGCGAATTCGCTGCAGCTCACTTTGGATTTAAATATTTAATTGATCACTTTAGCAATAATGAAACAATCCTATTTTATACTGATAGCCGTATCTTAAGTGACGCAATCGGCAAAAATTATACAAAACATTACCAAAAAGAATTAGCAGCATTAAATCCTCTTCTCCAACACTTTCCAACAGTTGTTACCCAGTGGATTCCTGAAAGCCATAATCGTGGAGCACATAATTTAGCAAATCAGGCCCTCCATAAAATAGAGTGA
- a CDS encoding GH25 family lysozyme yields MTERKTVIDLASFQSHLTVDDYKAIGADYAIIKTTESINYVNPYIRSLIDRSAGGGIKGFAFYHFGRFHNDAQAVAEANYFIANSNAQANVQPGTLMILDAEISNMPTSSVIAFLNTVRNAGYHPGFYTYKYLLPNFNLEAIHPNMDMFWLAAYPLANGKAAGKNPDFNYFPSANYVDMWQHTDNLLGYNVDGSITLTDNAIKLFNPSEAPKPEPNKPIEQETPAITTELPSNHWVDDMGDRWFAEKGTFITGTAINLRWGAKTNSALIATLPANSEIKYDAWSRHDGYVWLRQPRPNNQYGYLVCRDANNNQPFGTFK; encoded by the coding sequence ATGACAGAACGTAAAACAGTAATTGACCTTGCAAGTTTTCAAAGTCATTTAACAGTTGATGATTATAAGGCTATTGGCGCTGATTATGCGATTATCAAGACAACTGAAAGTATTAATTATGTTAACCCATACATTCGTTCTTTGATTGATCGAAGTGCTGGCGGTGGAATTAAAGGGTTTGCTTTCTATCACTTTGGTCGTTTCCATAATGATGCGCAAGCGGTGGCCGAAGCAAACTACTTTATTGCTAACTCAAATGCACAAGCTAATGTACAACCTGGTACGTTAATGATTTTAGATGCTGAAATCTCTAACATGCCAACATCATCAGTGATTGCATTTCTTAATACTGTTCGGAATGCTGGGTATCATCCTGGATTCTATACATACAAGTACTTACTGCCTAACTTTAATTTAGAAGCCATCCATCCAAATATGGATATGTTCTGGTTAGCGGCATATCCATTAGCTAATGGGAAAGCAGCCGGAAAGAATCCGGACTTCAATTACTTCCCATCAGCAAATTATGTTGATATGTGGCAACACACAGATAACCTGCTTGGATACAACGTTGATGGTTCTATTACATTAACTGACAATGCTATTAAACTCTTTAATCCAAGTGAAGCACCGAAGCCAGAACCAAATAAACCAATTGAGCAGGAAACGCCAGCTATTACAACTGAGCTTCCATCCAATCACTGGGTTGATGATATGGGTGATCGTTGGTTTGCTGAGAAAGGTACTTTTATTACTGGTACAGCAATTAACTTACGCTGGGGCGCTAAGACAAATAGTGCCTTAATTGCTACATTGCCAGCTAATAGTGAGATTAAGTATGATGCATGGTCTCGTCACGATGGTTATGTATGGTTACGTCAGCCACGTCCAAATAATCAATATGGTTATCTTGTTTGCCGTGATGCAAATAACAACCAACCATTTGGCACATTTAAATAA
- a CDS encoding phage holin family protein, which translates to MHLLLMALPYHEVALHQAAKQIDDPLIVGFTLLVLFDIGSGIAKGLRSNHTATRTNSTKGTYGLAKNFILMIGVLAFYPYLISIGFDYVAQVMVLTFCYQYLVSIVENLNQMDIQVPWLSPIIDSLAKALNVAKAQDDYNPADFHKITGDYKVNKEEK; encoded by the coding sequence ATGCACTTATTATTAATGGCACTACCTTATCATGAAGTAGCATTACATCAAGCAGCCAAGCAAATTGACGATCCTTTAATAGTTGGATTTACTTTGCTTGTATTATTCGATATTGGATCGGGGATTGCCAAAGGCTTACGTAGCAATCACACAGCTACTCGGACAAATTCGACCAAAGGGACATATGGATTGGCAAAAAATTTTATCCTTATGATTGGAGTGCTTGCTTTTTATCCATATCTAATTTCAATCGGTTTTGATTATGTTGCACAAGTAATGGTATTGACATTCTGCTATCAATACTTGGTATCAATTGTCGAAAATTTAAATCAGATGGACATACAAGTTCCGTGGTTATCCCCAATCATTGACTCGTTAGCCAAAGCACTTAATGTTGCTAAGGCTCAAGATGACTACAATCCAGCTGATTTTCATAAGATAACTGGTGATTATAAAGTAAATAAGGAGGAAAAATAA